A region of Bacillota bacterium DNA encodes the following proteins:
- a CDS encoding peptidoglycan DD-metalloendopeptidase family protein, translated as MKTSPPRRRALAALLDGLVLSGLPFPTRAAAAPAANPAVIQRQMEAAQSRLRASQARSSETRSRLDAARSQAAAARAEWKRLAAELRSSRQEVAGLRQELAQARARLHRLEQVLAASRADLARRRRLLGEELRLTYESGPVSWLDVLLGARDFFDFATRPDALARVARADVDLPRQVQAESRRADAEAAAGGPGGGAGLAGGVGRGEAGHPRRASAGGLRQLPAGGGPAAGRLRRAGEGEPGRPGRTGAPGATVRDGVRSPAGRPARGLLARRGRLRCGRYGRRGRQPGHRPFLAARLLCGDAPFRRELRPHPQAGADAHRHGPGRPGGDAGPRGGSGRRLLHRLDERLGNTVLLVHGNALSTLSAHLSAVLVRQGEAVQVGPVIGRVGETGRATGPHLHFEVRVDGVPQDPRKYVGWRGAAGAARLIRSGAGAPCGARTARRRGRRRSRRGW; from the coding sequence ATGAAGACAAGCCCGCCTCGCAGAAGGGCGCTCGCCGCCCTCCTGGACGGGCTGGTGCTGAGCGGGCTTCCCTTCCCGACCCGGGCCGCGGCAGCACCCGCGGCCAATCCCGCCGTCATCCAGCGCCAGATGGAGGCGGCCCAGAGCCGGCTCCGCGCCAGCCAGGCCAGAAGCAGCGAGACCCGCAGCCGGCTGGACGCGGCCCGCTCGCAGGCGGCCGCCGCCCGGGCCGAGTGGAAGCGTCTCGCCGCCGAGCTTCGCTCGTCCCGCCAGGAGGTGGCCGGACTCCGGCAGGAGCTGGCGCAAGCCCGGGCGCGCCTGCACCGGCTGGAGCAGGTGCTGGCCGCCAGCCGGGCGGATCTGGCCAGACGCCGACGGCTCCTGGGAGAGGAGCTCCGCCTCACCTACGAGAGCGGGCCGGTCTCGTGGCTGGACGTCCTCCTCGGCGCGCGCGACTTCTTCGACTTCGCCACGCGTCCGGACGCGCTGGCCCGCGTCGCCCGCGCCGACGTCGACCTCCCGCGCCAAGTGCAGGCGGAGAGTCGCCGCGCGGACGCCGAGGCGGCGGCAGGTGGCCCGGGTGGCGGCGCTGGCCTGGCAGGTGGCGTCGGCCGAGGCGAGGCTGGCCACCCGCGCCGCGCGTCAGCCGGTGGTCTACGCCAGTTACCGGCAGGCGGCGGACCGGCTGCAGGCCGCCTGCGACGAGCAGGTGAGGGAGAGCCAGGCCGTCCAGGCCGAACTGGCGCGCCTGGAGCGACGGTACGAGACGGCGTGCGCAGCCCAGCTGGCCGCCCTGCGCGTGGCCTCCTCGCGCGGCGCGGGCGCCTCCGCTGCGGGCGGTACGGGCGGCGGGGCCGTCAACCCGGCCACCGGCCTTTCCTGGCCGCTCGCCTCCTATGTGGTGACGCGCCCTTTCGGCGAGAACTACGACCCCATCCTCAAGCAGGTGCGGATGCACACCGGCATGGACCTGGCCGCCCCGGAGGGGACGCCGGTCCCCGCGGCGGGAGCGGGCGTCGTCTTCTTCACCGGCTGGATGAACGGCTAGGCAACACCGTCCTCCTCGTCCACGGCAACGCTCTCTCCACGCTCTCTGCCCACCTCTCGGCCGTCCTGGTCCGCCAGGGGGAGGCGGTCCAGGTGGGCCCGGTGATCGGCCGCGTGGGCGAGACCGGCCGGGCGACCGGCCCCCACCTCCACTTCGAGGTGCGGGTGGACGGCGTCCCGCAGGACCCGAGGAAGTACGTCGGCTGGCGCGGGGCGGCCGGCGCCGCGCGCCTCATCCGTTCCGGTGCAGGCGCCCCGTGCGGAGCGCGTACCGCTCGGCGGCGCGGAAGGCGGCGTAGCCGGCGGGGATGGTGA
- a CDS encoding ABC transporter permease, with product MHELIAGWGLVERNLHLIRRYLSWEAVDFFYNVVNAVTIALIGVRGGPSMVLYLLVGALLWNFLSIIFNEVANSVQWERWEGTIEYTFMAPIRRLTYLLGVSAWAVLYATLRTGLVLAVVALFFRMPLRAADLGAALVVLLVASASFVGIGLVAAILPLMSPERGAQATHIVQGALLLVSGVYYEVSALPAWLQPLSWLSPATYTLRAERAALLHGAGLGELLPALGTLLLFALITIPAGYAAFRAAERYALRTGRLHRNG from the coding sequence GTGCACGAGCTGATCGCCGGCTGGGGGCTGGTGGAGCGGAACCTGCATCTGATCCGCCGCTACCTCAGCTGGGAGGCCGTGGACTTTTTCTACAACGTGGTCAACGCGGTGACCATCGCCCTGATCGGCGTGCGGGGCGGCCCCTCCATGGTCCTCTACCTCCTGGTGGGGGCGCTCCTGTGGAACTTCCTGTCCATCATCTTCAACGAGGTGGCCAACTCGGTCCAGTGGGAGCGCTGGGAGGGGACCATCGAGTACACCTTCATGGCGCCGATCCGGCGCCTCACCTACCTGCTGGGCGTCTCCGCCTGGGCGGTGCTCTACGCCACGCTGCGCACGGGGCTGGTGCTGGCCGTGGTGGCGCTCTTCTTCCGCATGCCGCTCCGCGCCGCCGACCTGGGGGCGGCGCTGGTGGTCCTGCTGGTGGCCAGCGCCAGCTTCGTCGGCATCGGCTTGGTGGCGGCCATCCTGCCGCTGATGTCGCCGGAGCGGGGCGCCCAGGCGACGCACATCGTGCAGGGCGCGCTGCTCCTGGTCTCGGGCGTCTACTACGAGGTGTCGGCGCTGCCCGCCTGGCTGCAGCCGCTCTCCTGGCTCTCGCCGGCCACCTACACGCTCCGCGCGGAGCGGGCGGCGCTCCTGCACGGGGCGGGGCTGGGCGAGCTCCTGCCGGCGCTGGGCACGCTCCTGCTCTTCGCCCTGATCACCATCCCCGCCGGCTACGCCGCCTTCCGCGCCGCCGAGCGGTACGCGCTCCGCACGGGGCGCCTGCACCGGAACGGATGA
- a CDS encoding ABC transporter ATP-binding protein, whose translation MLPSSLRAPGGGAPARPAASAGALAVRCQGVVKRFREPEEPDGPAGRLGLLGRLGRRRRAVEALSGVDLAVPTGSIYGVLGANGSGKSTLIRLLATLLLPDEGRLEVFGHDVVREPAAVRRRINRVSVEASFFKTLSAWENLLYAARLYGLAPGEARERSAAVLERLGLPAQKLHARVETLSRGQQQKVAVARALLTAPDLLLLDEPTTGLDPRSKREVQDFLREVHEEAGTTILLTTHDMDEVERLCGRVAILDGGRVVAEGTVAELKLRFAGSESADMEEVFLRCTS comes from the coding sequence ATGCTGCCGTCCTCTCTACGCGCGCCCGGCGGCGGCGCTCCAGCCCGGCCGGCCGCCTCCGCGGGGGCGCTCGCCGTCCGCTGTCAAGGCGTGGTCAAGCGTTTCCGCGAACCGGAGGAGCCCGACGGGCCGGCGGGCCGGCTCGGACTGCTGGGCCGGCTGGGCCGCCGGAGGCGCGCCGTGGAGGCGCTCTCCGGGGTCGACTTGGCGGTCCCCACCGGCAGCATCTACGGGGTGCTGGGTGCCAACGGCTCCGGGAAGTCGACGCTGATCCGCCTCCTGGCCACGCTCCTCCTCCCGGACGAGGGACGGCTGGAGGTCTTCGGGCACGACGTGGTGCGCGAGCCCGCCGCGGTGCGCAGGCGGATCAACAGGGTCTCGGTGGAGGCTTCCTTTTTCAAGACGCTGAGCGCCTGGGAGAACCTGCTCTACGCGGCGCGCCTCTACGGCCTGGCGCCGGGGGAGGCGCGCGAGCGGAGCGCCGCCGTCCTGGAGCGGCTTGGACTGCCCGCGCAGAAGCTGCACGCGCGCGTCGAGACGCTCTCGCGCGGCCAGCAGCAGAAGGTGGCGGTGGCGCGGGCGCTCCTGACGGCGCCCGACCTGCTCCTGCTGGACGAGCCGACCACGGGCCTCGACCCGCGCTCCAAGCGCGAGGTGCAGGACTTCCTGCGGGAGGTGCACGAGGAAGCGGGCACCACCATCCTCCTGACCACCCACGACATGGACGAGGTGGAGCGGCTCTGCGGGCGCGTCGCCATCCTGGACGGCGGCCGCGTGGTGGCGGAGGGGACGGTGGCCGAGCTGAAGCTGCGCTTCGCGGGAAGCGAGAGCGCCGACATGGAGGAGGTCTTTCTGCGGTGCACGAGCTGA